The following DNA comes from bacterium.
CCACCACCCTGACGCACAATTCGGCGTCCCCCCGGACGCCCGCGGCGGAAAGAAGCCTTTCGAGGAAAGACTCGAGGCGCGCCTTCGCGGGTTCGCCCAAGTCCGCGTCGTCTATGACATCGCACATATAAGCACTAAACCGGCGGGCCGGCGCGAATATTATACCACGGGCGGGCTCGACACTGGTAAAATCCGCGCGGAGGAACAGGTATGGCGATTCTCGATTTGACAATCAGTCCGCGGAAAAAGGGCGAAGAGAGCCTGCGCGGCGCGGTGGCAATCGCGGAGCGCGTAATCCGCGCGAGCGGGCTGCCCAACATGCTCACGCCGATGAGCACGATAGTGGAAGGCGGGCTGCGCGAGCTTCTCGACCTTATCGAAAAGGTGAACGAAGCTCTTATCGCGGACGGCTATTACCGCGTTTACACGATAGCCAAGATCGACCACCGCGTGGACAAGGACGTGAGGATGATGGACAAAGTCGCGGCGGTCGAAAGCGAGCTGGCCAAGGACGGCGGCACTTGAGCGCGGGCGCGCGATTCAATGTGAGGTTTGCGCGGCCGGACGATCGCGGATTCATCGTCGAAAACATGCAGGCCATGGCTCGTGAAACCGAAGGAATCGAGCTTGACCGCGCGAAGCTGGAATTCGGAGTGGGCGCGGCGCTTGCGGACGCGTCGCTGGGGCGGTACCTGATCGCGGAAGCGGCGGGCGGCGGCGCGGAGC
Coding sequences within:
- a CDS encoding MTH1187 family thiamine-binding protein; translation: MAILDLTISPRKKGEESLRGAVAIAERVIRASGLPNMLTPMSTIVEGGLRELLDLIEKVNEALIADGYYRVYTIAKIDHRVDKDVRMMDKVAAVESELAKDGGT